The Microcoleus sp. FACHB-68 genome contains the following window.
TAACTCAGGACTTTATGTTGTTGGGTTGACGAAGGAAACCCAACCTACAACTACTCTCTAACTCACCCACTCAGGACTCAGCACTTATGTATCACATTGGGTTTGGGCGCGAGGATTTGGGTTCTCAGATGCCGGTGATGGCGCTGCTATCTGGCGATCCGGATCGCGCCCGTTTAATCGCCCAGACTTATTTGCAGGATGTGGTGGGGTTGTCTGAGAATCGGGGATTGAATAGTTATTTGGGTAAGTTGCCCAATGGGCGAGTGGTTTTGTCTGCAACCACCGGCATGGGGGCACCCAGTTTAAGTATTGTGGTGAATGAGTTGGTGCAGGTGGGCATCCGGCAAATGATTCGGGTGGGCACTTGTGGCTCAATTCAAGCTGAGGTGCCTGCCGGATCGATTGTGATTTCTCGTGCGGCGCTGTGCCGGCAGGGGGCGGCAAATGACATCGCGCCGGTGGAGTATCCGGCAGCCGCCGATCCGTTTCTCACGGTGGCGCTGATTCAGGCGGCGCGGGAATTAAATATTGAACACTATGCCGGCATTACCGCTTCGGTGGATACGTTTTATGAGGGGCAAGAACGCACCGACTCGGCAAATCCCCATTTATTACGCCGGCTGCAAGGCATTACGGAAGAATATCGCCGGCTGAATATACTCAATTACGAAATGGAGTGCGGGACGCTGTTTAAAATGGCGGGAGTTTATAACTTTGCGGCTGGGTGTGTCTGTGGGGTAGTGGCGCAGCGTGCCGGTGGTGAACAGATTGTTTTAGAGTTGAAAGATAACGCAGTGGAGAATGCCATAAAGGTAGCGGTACGCGCTGCTGAGTGCTTTTAATGATCTGCGATGATACATTCTTCTAGCCCGTGGCCAAATATAAAGCCCGAAAACAAAAATCCCATGCCTGTGAGCACGGGAGGTAAATGGGTTTTGGGTTTTTCATTGTTTAAAGTATCCCAACATAAACGTTTCGAGTTGAGGTAGCCTGTGCCGGATTTTTAAATGTCACAATATCAGTACAATCACTGAAGGGGCGGCTGCAATTGCATGAATAAACTTTAAAATATGTCTATCAGTTTTCATCAGATTGCCAAGGCTATACAGTATTTACCCTATTGTGGATATTGCAATGATTTGATAATAAATTCGTGGCTTAGGGCTGCCCACATGGCAAAGCAATCGTGTAGAAATCTCTGGTTTAATCGATTTACACGCGAATGCTTTACCCTTAAATACACAGTGCGGCTACTGAGCGGTAAAATTCTTATCCTCAACCGGATGCTGGCCATAGAAAGGAAGGGCTTCTGACCAGTTGGGGGAAAGTCCCTGTTGCCAATCAAAATAAGCGAGTGTTAGGAGGCTGCCAACGGATGCCCCTAAGCCGGCTTCGGCGTGAATTTGGTAATAGGAATTGGGCCAACCGGCTAGGGTTTGCTGCCATTGTTCTAATGTCATTGCGCTGTCTGGCAACAACGTTGTTAATCCTGCATTTGGGGAGGGTTTATAGATGCCGGCAAATATTTGTCCCCGTTGCGCCGGCATTTGAACGGCGAGATCCGTGTTATCGGGAATAGAAGTATTTGTAAGTTTTTGAAAGTACGCGGCTGCTGCTAAGGTGGAGATGGCAAACAGAGGAATGTCTAACTGTTGGGCGAGGGTACGGGCGGTGACAACGCCGATGCGAGTGCCGGTGAAGCTTCCGGGACCTTTGGCAACGGCAATAAAGGCTAAATCTGACCAAGTTTGAGGCTGGATAAATTCAGCGAGATACTGATGGAATTGGGTGGAGAGTTCCCGTCCTAAATCCCAAGTTTGGCTGCGAACTTCATCCGCAAAGTTGCTGATGGCTAGACCCAATTCTGGGCTAGAGGTGTGGATGGCGAGGGCGTATTTACTGGGAAACATTTACCTATTGATAATCGAAAGCCCACATCCTTGAGGGGTTGCGTGCCGGCTTTTACAAGTTTAAATTTTTTAGCTTTATTCAGAATAAAACGAATTGGCAGGTATAAGTTAGAAATTTTGATTTTCTACAATTATTCGGAATTTATTTTACAAATTGGTTGAGATTGCTAATGAGCCAACAAAATCGATTGTTTAATGGTTGGTTGCTCATTTCAGAAAATTATCTTTCTAGCTTTCTTTTCCATAAAAATAGAAGAGTGAATTGTGAAGCCGAAAGAGACTATTTTCTCTTTTTTGTTCACAGTTCACTCTTTACATTGCTATCGATAAGTTTTTACAGAGGATTTTGACGTCTGTTCGGTGAATTATATTGCTTAGAAGCTTTTCTTTAAATGATTTCGCCGCTCAGCAACGCCTCTGAAACTCTTACCTGGCCGGTTGGAATTGAATGGGAAGCGCCACAGTCATTTTTTTGCGGCTTTGCTTATCATAAACGTCTGCCAGTCTGTACAGTTGTCTTGCGGCTGGTGGGTTGGAGACTTGCACTTCTTGAGTCAAAGTCGGCAGAATTTCAACAACGCGATATCTTCTATCTTCGCTTTTCCAGGTGTAGTTAATGATTGGGTTCCCCAATTCATTGCGATTGATAATAATTGGCAGTTCGCTAATGACTGGGTAATCTTCGCCGCCGACTTTAACGACTGTTTGGGAAAAAGCGGGAAACGGTAGTCCGGCAAATAGTAATGTAATCCCCGCGCCTACAAACCAACTTTTTACCTTCATGCTTTACCTTTTTTTGTCTCTAAGTTTGCACCTGCCAAACCTATCAAACTTTTTAAAATATGTCAAGCTATCTAAAAGATTACTTAAACTTTTTTTTAGAAACTTTTTTGATAAAACTTCGTCTCTTAAAAGATTTAGGCTTAACTGTAAATTGCCTTAAGTTGCTCGCTAGAAAAAGGCCGACTTTTAACTAAAGACAAAGATTAACCCAGAGAATTTAAGGATAAATACTGATCAACCATTATATGAAGGAAGGAAGAGATTACACCTTTCTAATTTGGCGCTCACACGCTTTCAATAAAACAGCGTATGCGTTATTGATAGTAGTTTACCCCTATTGGCAACATTACCGATAGAAATACCCAAGCAATCAGCGCGATTCGCGCAACTCCTGCTGAGCGAAGAATAGTGAGGAGCCGGCAACCACACCCACTCCTCAATATAAATTGTTTGCAACACCGGCACTCAAGCGCCACGCTTTTTTCGTGCCAGATATTCCATCAAAGCGTAGTGCCAGCAAACTCTCCCTGAAACCGAACTTTCTCAAAGTGTTGGCATTCGAGTTGTTGCCCCTGATACGAAACCTCGATATCATCCACCCAAGCTTGCTGTAGCGTAACGCCATGCAGATGCAGCCGTACAGTTGTATAGGGGAACGGGTAATCTCC
Protein-coding sequences here:
- a CDS encoding nucleoside phosphorylase, yielding MYHIGFGREDLGSQMPVMALLSGDPDRARLIAQTYLQDVVGLSENRGLNSYLGKLPNGRVVLSATTGMGAPSLSIVVNELVQVGIRQMIRVGTCGSIQAEVPAGSIVISRAALCRQGAANDIAPVEYPAAADPFLTVALIQAARELNIEHYAGITASVDTFYEGQERTDSANPHLLRRLQGITEEYRRLNILNYEMECGTLFKMAGVYNFAAGCVCGVVAQRAGGEQIVLELKDNAVENAIKVAVRAAECF
- the tsaB gene encoding tRNA (adenosine(37)-N6)-threonylcarbamoyltransferase complex dimerization subunit type 1 TsaB, translating into MFPSKYALAIHTSSPELGLAISNFADEVRSQTWDLGRELSTQFHQYLAEFIQPQTWSDLAFIAVAKGPGSFTGTRIGVVTARTLAQQLDIPLFAISTLAAAAYFQKLTNTSIPDNTDLAVQMPAQRGQIFAGIYKPSPNAGLTTLLPDSAMTLEQWQQTLAGWPNSYYQIHAEAGLGASVGSLLTLAYFDWQQGLSPNWSEALPFYGQHPVEDKNFTAQ